In Actinoplanes derwentensis, the following proteins share a genomic window:
- a CDS encoding MFS transporter → MTTLAVPPGADLLWHRDFRLFWAGQTTSRFGSSITSVALPLVAVGTLHASTMQVAMLQAAAWVPWLLIGLPAGVWVDRLPRRPVLLVCDLVGLTLLLSVPVAAWLGVLGIGQLLAVALLAGVVSVFFQTAYQVYLPSLLDTGRLAEGNARLQGSEASAQVAGPGAAGLLAQAFGAVAGLAADAVTFLISGICLLAMRHREPDRTTPAARRALRSEIGAGLRFLIRDPYLRVMALYGAVANLAMHGYQAILIVFLIREVGLSPGTVGLTVAAMSTGGVVGALLATRIARRFGTAHGMLLCQIGAAPFTLLIPMTGPGARLALLITAGVVIGAGVVAANVIKGSFRQAYTPRHLLGRVLTGMQLLNYGTIPVGALLGGVLGTTLGLRPALWLTTGLTVAATGILLLGPIREHRDLPSTPVGSGGS, encoded by the coding sequence GTGACCACCCTGGCCGTGCCGCCGGGCGCCGATCTGCTGTGGCATCGCGACTTCCGGCTGTTCTGGGCCGGGCAGACCACCAGCCGGTTCGGTAGTTCCATCACCTCGGTGGCGTTGCCGCTGGTCGCGGTCGGCACCCTGCACGCCTCCACGATGCAGGTCGCGATGTTGCAGGCCGCCGCCTGGGTGCCGTGGCTGCTGATCGGGCTGCCCGCCGGAGTCTGGGTGGACCGGCTGCCGCGCCGGCCCGTCCTGCTGGTGTGCGACCTCGTCGGGCTGACACTGTTGCTCAGCGTGCCGGTCGCGGCCTGGCTGGGGGTCCTCGGGATCGGGCAGCTGCTCGCGGTGGCGTTGCTGGCCGGTGTGGTGTCGGTGTTCTTCCAGACCGCCTACCAGGTGTACCTGCCGTCGCTACTGGACACCGGCCGCCTGGCCGAGGGCAACGCGAGACTCCAGGGCAGCGAGGCCAGCGCCCAGGTCGCGGGCCCCGGCGCGGCCGGTCTGCTGGCGCAGGCCTTCGGCGCGGTCGCCGGGCTGGCCGCCGACGCCGTCACGTTCCTGATCTCCGGGATCTGCCTGCTGGCCATGCGGCACCGCGAACCGGACCGGACCACACCGGCCGCCCGGCGGGCGCTGCGCTCCGAGATCGGCGCCGGACTACGGTTCCTGATCCGGGACCCGTACCTGCGGGTGATGGCCCTGTACGGGGCCGTCGCCAACCTGGCGATGCACGGCTACCAGGCGATCCTGATCGTCTTCCTGATCCGCGAGGTGGGACTCAGCCCCGGCACCGTCGGCCTCACGGTCGCCGCGATGAGCACCGGCGGGGTCGTCGGCGCGCTGCTGGCCACCCGGATCGCCCGGCGTTTCGGTACCGCGCACGGCATGCTGCTCTGCCAGATCGGGGCGGCACCGTTCACGCTGCTGATCCCGATGACCGGCCCCGGAGCGCGGCTGGCCCTGCTGATCACCGCCGGAGTGGTCATCGGTGCCGGAGTCGTCGCCGCGAACGTGATCAAAGGCAGTTTCCGGCAGGCGTACACCCCCCGGCACCTGCTCGGCCGGGTCCTGACCGGCATGCAACTGCTCAACTACGGCACGATCCCGGTGGGCGCGCTGCTCGGCGGCGTGCTGGGCACCACCCTGGGCCTGCGCCCGGCGCTGTGGCTCACCACCGGCCTGACGGTGGCCGCCACCGGCATCCTGCTGCTCGGCCCGATCCGCGAGCACCGCGACCTGCCGTCCACCCCGGTCGGCAGCGGCGGCTCATGA
- a CDS encoding MOSC domain-containing protein, translating to MCNSSCASTLLSVRVGPDVVLRPVRQLTRCTMIDMAQDRVGQRNDLLKALAEHQHLTFGVFATVERQGRVTVGDVCSWV from the coding sequence TTGTGCAACAGCTCTTGTGCATCGACGTTATTGTCGGTGCGGGTCGGCCCGGACGTCGTCCTGCGACCTGTCCGCCAGCTCACCCGCTGCACGATGATCGACATGGCACAGGATCGCGTCGGTCAGCGCAACGATCTCCTCAAAGCGCTCGCCGAACATCAGCACCTGACCTTCGGGGTGTTCGCGACGGTTGAGCGGCAGGGCCGAGTCACTGTCGGAGACGTGTGCTCGTGGGTATGA
- a CDS encoding ArsR/SmtB family transcription factor, translated as MTSDEVRHVTEVRVLAALSHPLRRRLMDVLKVQGPGTASSLAGVTGQAVGNISHHLRVLGDCGLVEEAPELARDRRERWWRPAHRSVRWTSTQFHDDPAESAIADAAESLTLEHRTQKARSWLAAPETEKQQWGTSAFTTDTWLHLSPDELRQLGTEMGELLDRWRDRPAGGQRQPVFVYVYGVPGQP; from the coding sequence ATGACCAGTGATGAGGTACGCCACGTAACCGAGGTCCGGGTCTTGGCCGCGCTCAGCCATCCACTGCGGCGCAGGCTGATGGACGTGCTGAAAGTGCAAGGGCCCGGCACCGCGAGCAGCCTCGCCGGCGTTACCGGGCAGGCGGTCGGCAACATCAGCCACCACCTGCGGGTGCTCGGCGACTGCGGGCTCGTCGAGGAAGCCCCCGAGCTGGCCCGCGACCGCCGGGAACGCTGGTGGCGACCGGCCCACCGGTCGGTGCGCTGGACCAGCACGCAGTTCCACGACGACCCGGCGGAATCGGCGATCGCGGACGCCGCCGAATCGTTGACCCTGGAACACCGTACGCAGAAGGCCCGGTCCTGGTTGGCGGCCCCGGAGACCGAGAAACAACAGTGGGGCACCAGCGCTTTCACCACCGACACATGGCTGCACCTGTCCCCCGACGAGCTTCGTCAGCTCGGCACCGAGATGGGGGAACTGTTGGACCGGTGGCGCGACCGGCCGGCCGGTGGGCAACGGCAGCCGGTCTTCGTGTACGTGTACGGCGTCCCGGGACAGCCGTGA